One genomic region from Bubalus bubalis isolate 160015118507 breed Murrah chromosome 24, NDDB_SH_1, whole genome shotgun sequence encodes:
- the LITAF gene encoding lipopolysaccharide-induced tumor necrosis factor-alpha factor isoform X1 — protein MGVLRSLGCHRTTRLRGKMSVPGSYQAAAGPSAVPTAPPSYEETVAVNSYYPTPPAPTPGPNTGLMTGPDGKGMNPPAYYTQPVPVPNANAIAVQTVYVQQPISFYDRPVQMCCPSCNKMIVTQLSYNAGALTWLSCGSLCLLGCIAGCCFIPFCVDALQDVDHHCPNCKALLGTYKRL, from the exons GTAAAATGTCTGTTCCAGGATCCTACCAGGCGGCCGCTGGGCCCTCCGCGGTGCCGACCGCACCCCCATCCTATGAAGAGACGGTGGCCGTCAACAGTTACTACCCCACACCTCCAGCACCCACGCCTGGGCCGAACACGGGGCTCATGACGGGCCCGGATGGGAAGGGGATGAACCCACCTGCCTACTACACCCAGCCAGTGCCTGTCCCCAATGCCAATGCAA TTGCCGTGCAGACGGTCTACGTGCAGCAGCCCATCTCCTTTTATGACCGCCCGGTCCAGATGTGTTGTCCTTCCTGCAACAAGATGATTGTGACGCAGCTGTCATACAACGCAGGCGCCCTCACCTGGCTCTCCTGCGGGAGCCTGTGCCTGCTGGG GTGCATCGCAGGCTGCTGCTTCATCCCTTTCTGTGTGGACGCCCTGCAGGACGTGGACCACCACTGTCCCAACTGCAAAGCTCTCCTGGGCACCTACAAGCGTTTGTAG
- the LITAF gene encoding lipopolysaccharide-induced tumor necrosis factor-alpha factor isoform X2: protein MSVPGSYQAAAGPSAVPTAPPSYEETVAVNSYYPTPPAPTPGPNTGLMTGPDGKGMNPPAYYTQPVPVPNANAIAVQTVYVQQPISFYDRPVQMCCPSCNKMIVTQLSYNAGALTWLSCGSLCLLGCIAGCCFIPFCVDALQDVDHHCPNCKALLGTYKRL from the exons ATGTCTGTTCCAGGATCCTACCAGGCGGCCGCTGGGCCCTCCGCGGTGCCGACCGCACCCCCATCCTATGAAGAGACGGTGGCCGTCAACAGTTACTACCCCACACCTCCAGCACCCACGCCTGGGCCGAACACGGGGCTCATGACGGGCCCGGATGGGAAGGGGATGAACCCACCTGCCTACTACACCCAGCCAGTGCCTGTCCCCAATGCCAATGCAA TTGCCGTGCAGACGGTCTACGTGCAGCAGCCCATCTCCTTTTATGACCGCCCGGTCCAGATGTGTTGTCCTTCCTGCAACAAGATGATTGTGACGCAGCTGTCATACAACGCAGGCGCCCTCACCTGGCTCTCCTGCGGGAGCCTGTGCCTGCTGGG GTGCATCGCAGGCTGCTGCTTCATCCCTTTCTGTGTGGACGCCCTGCAGGACGTGGACCACCACTGTCCCAACTGCAAAGCTCTCCTGGGCACCTACAAGCGTTTGTAG